The genomic window CTTGAGGAGGAGTTCTCGAAATACGCCGAGGAAAACCTTGGTGTCAAAGTGAAGTTCCAGGACGAGGCCAGCGGAAGCGTCATGGCTGTTAGAAAGGTCACCGACCTCCACAAGGAGACCGACATAGTGGCGACGGCCGATTATACGCTAATCCCCCAGATGCTCGTTCCGAACTACACCGACTTCTACGTCCTCTTCGCGACCAACCAGATAGTCATAGCATTCACGAACAAGAGCAAGTACGCCAACGAGATTAACTCGACGAACTGGTATGAAATCCTCGCCAAACCCGGCGTTCGCTTTGGCTTCAGCAACCCCAACGACGACCCCTGTGGCTACCGCTCCGTGATGGTCATGAAGCTGGCGGACCTCTATTACGGCAAGCCGATATTCGAGACCCTCGTCGAGAAGAACACCAACATCTATGCCAACGGAACCCACATATACGCCCCCAAGGAAATCCAGCTCAAGAGTGACAAGGTCGTTATAAGGCCGAAGGAGACCGACTTGGTTGGCCTCGTTGAAAGCGGTGCTATAGACTACTTCTTCATCTACAAGAGTGTCGCCGAGCAACACCACCTCCGCTACATAACGCTTCCGGCCCAGATAAACCTCGCCGACTTCAAGCTTGCCGACTACTATTCCCAAGTCGAGATTACGCTCGGCTCAACCGGGAAGACCATCAAGGCAAAGCCCATCGTCTACGGCGTGACCGTTCTGAAAAACGCACCCCACAGGGAGCTGGCCCTTGAGTTCCTCAAGTTCTGGCTTGGAAAAGAGGGCAGGGAGATTTTCAAGCAGAACTACCAAGACTTCCTTAACCCGCCGATAGCCTTTGGAAACGTGCCCCCCATAATCAAAAACGAGGTAAAGGTCGAGAAGGGTTAAAACTCCTTCGCCTTTTCTTTTTATGGTGGTGGCATGGAGTCCCTCAAACTGAGGAAGCTGACTTTCCTGCTGTTCTTCACTCTCGTTCCCTTCTCCTGTCTGAGCCACTGGCCTTTGATAACGGGCCAGCTGGCGGGGATTATGCACTGGGTCGGCCTTGTGATTCTGTCAATAACGGTGCCCCTGGCTATTTACATCCACTCACTCTTCCCCAAGAGGCACGAGGAGCCCGGGGACTTTGATAAACTTATGACTGATGGCCCTTACCGTTACGTCAGGCACCCCTTCTACTCCGCTTTCATCGTTATGGGCTTTGGAATCGGCCTCTTCTGCGTTAGCGTCCCCGGTTTGATTGCATA from Thermococcus sp. includes these protein-coding regions:
- the wtpA gene encoding tungstate ABC transporter substrate-binding protein WtpA; amino-acid sequence: MRKAGFLLIAVLLLSVVAVGCIGGSSSASSSGATTSSQSKALKEETLIIFHAGSLSVPLQQLEEEFSKYAEENLGVKVKFQDEASGSVMAVRKVTDLHKETDIVATADYTLIPQMLVPNYTDFYVLFATNQIVIAFTNKSKYANEINSTNWYEILAKPGVRFGFSNPNDDPCGYRSVMVMKLADLYYGKPIFETLVEKNTNIYANGTHIYAPKEIQLKSDKVVIRPKETDLVGLVESGAIDYFFIYKSVAEQHHLRYITLPAQINLADFKLADYYSQVEITLGSTGKTIKAKPIVYGVTVLKNAPHRELALEFLKFWLGKEGREIFKQNYQDFLNPPIAFGNVPPIIKNEVKVEKG
- a CDS encoding isoprenylcysteine carboxylmethyltransferase family protein yields the protein MESLKLRKLTFLLFFTLVPFSCLSHWPLITGQLAGIMHWVGLVILSITVPLAIYIHSLFPKRHEEPGDFDKLMTDGPYRYVRHPFYSAFIVMGFGIGLFCVSVPGLIAYTLLLPLWRKLAEVEERELLEYWGEEYRRFMERRGRFFPKLNKSIQQMGGENENL